Proteins from a single region of Synchiropus splendidus isolate RoL2022-P1 chromosome 3, RoL_Sspl_1.0, whole genome shotgun sequence:
- the tnikb gene encoding TRAF2 and NCK interacting kinase b isoform X1 translates to MVVEDASISSAVCSDSTMASDSPARSLDEIDLSALRDPAGIFELVELVGNGTYGQVYKGRHVKTGQLAAIKVMDVTGDEEEEIKAEINMLKKYSHHRNIATYYGAFIKKNPPGMDDQLWLVMEFCGAGSITDLIKNTKGNSLKEEWIAYVCREILRGLTHLHQHKVIHRDIKGQNVLLTENAEVKLVDFGVSAQLDRTVGRRNTFIGTPYWMAPEVIACDENPDATYDFKSDLWSLGITAIEMAEGAPPLCDMHPMRALFLIPRNPAPRLKSKKWSKKFQSFIDSCLVKSHSQRPSTEQLLKHPFIRELPNERQVRIQLKDHIDRTKKRRGERDETEYEYSGSEEEDEERDIGEPSSIINIPGESTLRRDFLRLQLANKERSELIRRQQLEQQQNEEHKRQLLAERQKRIEEQKEQRRRLEEQQRRERELRKQQEREQRRRYEEMEQMRREEERRHAEREQEYIRRQLEEEQRQLEILQQQLLQEQALLLEYKRKQIEEQRQAERLQRQLQQERAYLVSLQQQQQEPQRPPLDKKQLYHYKDQAPGTNDKPAWAQEVMRRAQSNSPRVPPKKYHSFRQVRDPALDNLLLLPGYKPARPRPPSFPAHVSPSRDHLHLPRIRITCVPEPASRPRRSPGRRSQGGSPRRSPDSRGRSPGRAHKVSNRISDPALPPRSESFSSGGIQQARTPPMHRPVEPQMAHLVQVKTHGLSGSQSLYDPHGVTTPPSRPPMPRQNSDPTSDTPPAPPLTRLAPPLDKLDRSSWLRQEDDVPPKVPQRTTSISPALVRKNSPGNGPGLGPRAGGHLIRASNPDLRRTDLSVDAPLKRTSSGSSSSSSTPSSQGGSNERGNAGATTDASLPHDTKDEARDVSRPSRPADLTALAKELRELRQGEESSRPPVKVTDYSSSSEESHSSEDEECEGGANDGTVAVSDIPRIMPAAGQGGGESLGGGHNEAHADSSQDGTLMMREYGMGGSGTKASFTPFVDPRVYGTSPTEDEDDNISASALFADELMKQEQEQARLSEARKISVVNVNPTNIRPHSDTPEIRKYKKRFNSEILCAALWGVNLLVGTENGLMLLDRSGQGKVYNLINRRRFQQMDVLEGLNVLVTISGKKNKLRVYYLSWLRNRILHNDPEVEKKQGWITVGELEGCVHYKVVKYERIKFLVIALKSAVEIYAWAPKPYHKFMAFKSFTELQHRPLLVDLTVEEGQRLKVIYGSSAGFHVIDVDSGNPYDIYIPSHIQGQVTPHAIVVLPKTDGMEMLLCYEDEGVYVNTYGRITKDVVLQWGEMPTSVAYIHSNQIMGWGEKAIEIRSVETGHLDGVFMHKRAQRLKFLSERNDKVFFASVRSGGSSQVFFMTLNRSSMMNW, encoded by the exons ATGGTCGTGGAGGACGCTTCCATCTCGAGCGCCGTTTGTTCCGACAGCACGATGGCGAGCGACTCCCCCGCACGGAGTCTGGACGAGATCGACCTGTCTGCGCTCCGG GATCCGGCCGGGATCTTCGAGCTGGTGGAGCTGGTGGGGAACGGCACCTACGGGCAGGTCTACAAG ggtcGACATGTCAAAACTGGTCAGCTGGCTGCCATCAAAGTCATGGACGTCACCGGA gatgaggaggaggagatcaaAGCCGAGATCAACATGCTGAAGAAGTACAGTCACCACCGCAACATCGCCACTTACTATGGAGCCTTCATCAAGAAGAACCCACCTGGGATGGACGACCAGCTCTGG CTGGTGATGGAGTTCTGCGGCGCCGGCTCCATCACAGACCTGATCAAGAACACGAAGGGGAACTCGCTGAAGGAGGAGTGGATCGCCTACGTGTGCCGGGAGATCCTGAGG GGTCTGACCCACCTGCACCAGCACAAGGTCATCCACCGAGACATCAAGGGCCAGAACGTGCTGCTGACGGAGAACGCAGAGGTCAAGCTGG tggacTTCGGTGTGAGCGCGCAGCTGGACCGAACCGTGGGCCGGAGGAACACCTTCATTGGGACGCCGTACTGGATGGCGCCGGAGGTCATCGCCTGTGACGAGAACCCGGACGCCACCTACGACTTCAAG AGCGACCTCTGGTCCCTGGGCATCACAGCCATCGAAATGGCAGAGGGAGCGCCAC CTCTGTGTGACATGCATCCCATGAGAGCTCTCTTCCTGATACCACGAAATCCTGCCCCGAGACTCAAGTCCAAGAAATG gtCCAAGAAGTTTCAGTCGTTCATCGACAGCTGTCTGGTGAAGAGTCACAGTCAGAGGCCGAGCacagagcagctgctgaagcACCCCTTCATCCGAGAGCTGCCCAACGAGAGGCAGGTCCGGATCCAGCTGAAGGACCACATCGACCGCACCAAGAAGAGGCGGGGCGAGCGCG atgaAACAGAGTACGAGTACAGTGgcagtgaagaggaggatgaggaacgGGACATTGGAGAACCCAG TTCCATCATCAACATTCCGGGTGAGTCCACGCTGCGCCGGGACTTCTTGCGCCTCCAGCTGGCCAACAAAGAGAGGTCGGAGCTGATCCggcggcagcagctggagcagcagcagaacgaGGAGCACAAGCGCCAGCTGCTGGCCGAGAGACAGAAGCGCATCGAGGAGCAGAAGGAGCAGAGGAGACGCTTGGAGGAG CAACAGCGTCGGGAGCGGGAGCTGAGGAAGCAGCAGGAgcgggagcagaggaggagataCGAGGAGATGGAGCAGATGAGAAGGGAGGAGGAGCGGCGCCACGCCGAGCGAGAGCAG GAGTACATCCGccggcagctggaggaggagcagaggcagctggagatcctgcagcagcagctcctgcaggagCAGGCTCTTCTGCTG GAGTACAAGAGGAAGCAGATCGAGGAGCAGCGGCAGGCCGAGCGTCTGCagaggcagctgcagcaggagcgaGCCTACCTGGTgtccctgcagcagcagcagcaggagccgcAGCGCCCCCCGCTGGACAAGAAGCAGCTCTACCACTACAAGGACCAGGCGCCCGGGACCAACGACAAGCCGGCCTGGGCCCAAGAG GTGATGCGCCGCGCTCAGAGCAACTCTCCGCGCGTCCCCCCAAAGAAATACCACTCCTTCCGGCAGGTGCGGGACCCCGCCCTGGACAACCTGCTCCTGCTGCCTGGGTACAAACCCGCTCGGCCCCGCCCCCCCTCCTTCCCTGCCCACGTCAGCCCCTCCAGGGACCACCTGCACCTGCCCAGGATCCGGATCACCTGCGTGCCGGAGCCGGCGTCCCGCCCTCGCCGCAGCCCAGGGAGGAGGTCTCAGGGTGGCAGTCCCCGCCGCAGCCCGGACTCCCGGGGGCGGAGTCCTGGACGTGCG CACAAAGTCTCCAACCGGATCTCGGACCCAGCGCTGCCGCCTCGCTCCGAGTCCTTCAGCAGCGGTGGGATTCAACAGGCGCGGACCCCGCCCATGCACCGCCCCGTGGAgccccag ATGGCCCACCTGGTGCAGGTGAAGACTCACGGTCTGTCTGGCTCCCAGTCTCTGTACGACCCTCACGGTGTGACGACCCCCCCCTCCCGGCCCCCCATGCCCCGGCAGAACTCTGACCCCACCTCTGACacccctcccgcccctcccCTCACCCGCTTGGCACCCCCTCTGGACAAGCTGGACCGCAGCTCCTGGTTGCGGCAGGAGGATGACGTGCCGCCCAAG GTCCCTCAAAGAACCACCTCCATCTCTCCTGCTCTGGTGCGGAAGAACTCGCCCGGAAATGGACCGGGACTGGGGCCCAGAGCTGGAGGGCACCTGATCCGAGCCAG CAACCCTGACCTGAGGAGGACCGACTTGTCCGTGGACGCTCCTCTGAAGAGGACCAGCAGCGGCAGCTCGTCCAGCTCCAGCACCCCGAGTTCTCAGGGCGGCTCCAACGAGCGAG GCAACGCTGGAGCCACGACTGACGCTTCGCTTCCACACGACACCAAAGACGAAGCTCGAGATGTTTCTCGCCCGAGTCGACCTGCG GACCTGACCGCTCTGGCCAAGGAGCTGCGGGAACTGCGGcaaggagaggagagcagcCGGCCGCCGGTCAAGGTGACAGACTACTCGTCCTCCAGCGAGGAGTCCCACAGCAGCGAGGACGAGGAGTGCGAAGGCGGAGCCAACGACGGCACGGTGGCGGTCAGCGACATCCCACGGATCAT GCCTGCGGCCGGACAGGGCGGCGGCGAGAGTCTCGGGGGCGGGCACAACGAGGCGCACGCTGACAGCTCGCAGGACGGCACGCTAATGATGCGCGAG TATGGGATGGGAGGCAGCGGCACCAAGGCTTCCTTCACGCCGTTCGTGGACCCCAGAGTTTACGGCACGTCGCCGACCGAAGACGAGGACGACAACATCTCGGCCTCAG CTCTGTTTGCAGACGAGCTGAtgaagcaggagcaggagcaggcgCGGCTCAGCGAAGCCCGGAAGATCTCGGTGGTCAACGTCAATCCCACCAACATCAGGCCGCACAGCGACACGCCCGAGATCCGGAAGTACAAGAAACGCTTCAACTCTGAGATCCTGTGTGCCGCGCTGTGGG GTGTGAACCTGCTGGTGGGCACCGAGAACGGCCTGATGCTGCTGGACCGCAGTGGTCAGGGGAAAGTCTACAACCTGATCAATCGCCGTCGCTTCCAGCAGATGGACGTCCTGGAGGGTCTGAACGTCCTGGTGACCATCTCAG ggaaGAAGAACAAGCTGCGGGTCTACTACCTGTCCTGGCTGAGGAACCGGATCCTCCACAACGACcctgaggtggagaagaagcaggGCTGGATCACAGTGGGCGAGCTGGAGGGCTGCGTGCACTACAAAGTTG TCAAGTACGAGAGGATCAAGTTCCTGGTCATCGCCCTGAAGAGCGCGGTGGAGATCTACGCCTGGGCGCCCAAACCCTACCACAAGTTCATGGCCTTCAAG TCCTTCACTGAGCTGCAgcatcgccccctgctggtggacCTGACCGTGGAGGAGGGCCAGAGGTTAAAGGTCATCTACGGCTCCAGCGCAGGCTTCCACGTCATCGACGTGGACTCTGGGAACCCGTACGACATCTACATCCCCTCGCAC ATCCAGGGTCAGGTGACCCCGCACGCCATCGTGGTGCTGCCCAAGACGG
- the tnikb gene encoding TRAF2 and NCK interacting kinase b isoform X2, whose amino-acid sequence MVVEDASISSAVCSDSTMASDSPARSLDEIDLSALRDPAGIFELVELVGNGTYGQVYKGRHVKTGQLAAIKVMDVTGDEEEEIKAEINMLKKYSHHRNIATYYGAFIKKNPPGMDDQLWLVMEFCGAGSITDLIKNTKGNSLKEEWIAYVCREILRGLTHLHQHKVIHRDIKGQNVLLTENAEVKLVDFGVSAQLDRTVGRRNTFIGTPYWMAPEVIACDENPDATYDFKSDLWSLGITAIEMAEGAPPLCDMHPMRALFLIPRNPAPRLKSKKWSKKFQSFIDSCLVKSHSQRPSTEQLLKHPFIRELPNERQVRIQLKDHIDRTKKRRGERDETEYEYSGSEEEDEERDIGEPSSIINIPGESTLRRDFLRLQLANKERSELIRRQQLEQQQNEEHKRQLLAERQKRIEEQKEQRRRLEEQQRRERELRKQQEREQRRRYEEMEQMRREEERRHAEREQEYKRKQIEEQRQAERLQRQLQQERAYLVSLQQQQQEPQRPPLDKKQLYHYKDQAPGTNDKPAWAQEVMRRAQSNSPRVPPKKYHSFRQVRDPALDNLLLLPGYKPARPRPPSFPAHVSPSRDHLHLPRIRITCVPEPASRPRRSPGRRSQGGSPRRSPDSRGRSPGRAHKVSNRISDPALPPRSESFSSGGIQQARTPPMHRPVEPQMAHLVQVKTHGLSGSQSLYDPHGVTTPPSRPPMPRQNSDPTSDTPPAPPLTRLAPPLDKLDRSSWLRQEDDVPPKVPQRTTSISPALVRKNSPGNGPGLGPRAGGHLIRASNPDLRRTDLSVDAPLKRTSSGSSSSSSTPSSQGGSNERGNAGATTDASLPHDTKDEARDVSRPSRPADLTALAKELRELRQGEESSRPPVKVTDYSSSSEESHSSEDEECEGGANDGTVAVSDIPRIMPAAGQGGGESLGGGHNEAHADSSQDGTLMMREYGMGGSGTKASFTPFVDPRVYGTSPTEDEDDNISASALFADELMKQEQEQARLSEARKISVVNVNPTNIRPHSDTPEIRKYKKRFNSEILCAALWGVNLLVGTENGLMLLDRSGQGKVYNLINRRRFQQMDVLEGLNVLVTISGKKNKLRVYYLSWLRNRILHNDPEVEKKQGWITVGELEGCVHYKVVKYERIKFLVIALKSAVEIYAWAPKPYHKFMAFKSFTELQHRPLLVDLTVEEGQRLKVIYGSSAGFHVIDVDSGNPYDIYIPSHIQGQVTPHAIVVLPKTDGMEMLLCYEDEGVYVNTYGRITKDVVLQWGEMPTSVAYIHSNQIMGWGEKAIEIRSVETGHLDGVFMHKRAQRLKFLSERNDKVFFASVRSGGSSQVFFMTLNRSSMMNW is encoded by the exons ATGGTCGTGGAGGACGCTTCCATCTCGAGCGCCGTTTGTTCCGACAGCACGATGGCGAGCGACTCCCCCGCACGGAGTCTGGACGAGATCGACCTGTCTGCGCTCCGG GATCCGGCCGGGATCTTCGAGCTGGTGGAGCTGGTGGGGAACGGCACCTACGGGCAGGTCTACAAG ggtcGACATGTCAAAACTGGTCAGCTGGCTGCCATCAAAGTCATGGACGTCACCGGA gatgaggaggaggagatcaaAGCCGAGATCAACATGCTGAAGAAGTACAGTCACCACCGCAACATCGCCACTTACTATGGAGCCTTCATCAAGAAGAACCCACCTGGGATGGACGACCAGCTCTGG CTGGTGATGGAGTTCTGCGGCGCCGGCTCCATCACAGACCTGATCAAGAACACGAAGGGGAACTCGCTGAAGGAGGAGTGGATCGCCTACGTGTGCCGGGAGATCCTGAGG GGTCTGACCCACCTGCACCAGCACAAGGTCATCCACCGAGACATCAAGGGCCAGAACGTGCTGCTGACGGAGAACGCAGAGGTCAAGCTGG tggacTTCGGTGTGAGCGCGCAGCTGGACCGAACCGTGGGCCGGAGGAACACCTTCATTGGGACGCCGTACTGGATGGCGCCGGAGGTCATCGCCTGTGACGAGAACCCGGACGCCACCTACGACTTCAAG AGCGACCTCTGGTCCCTGGGCATCACAGCCATCGAAATGGCAGAGGGAGCGCCAC CTCTGTGTGACATGCATCCCATGAGAGCTCTCTTCCTGATACCACGAAATCCTGCCCCGAGACTCAAGTCCAAGAAATG gtCCAAGAAGTTTCAGTCGTTCATCGACAGCTGTCTGGTGAAGAGTCACAGTCAGAGGCCGAGCacagagcagctgctgaagcACCCCTTCATCCGAGAGCTGCCCAACGAGAGGCAGGTCCGGATCCAGCTGAAGGACCACATCGACCGCACCAAGAAGAGGCGGGGCGAGCGCG atgaAACAGAGTACGAGTACAGTGgcagtgaagaggaggatgaggaacgGGACATTGGAGAACCCAG TTCCATCATCAACATTCCGGGTGAGTCCACGCTGCGCCGGGACTTCTTGCGCCTCCAGCTGGCCAACAAAGAGAGGTCGGAGCTGATCCggcggcagcagctggagcagcagcagaacgaGGAGCACAAGCGCCAGCTGCTGGCCGAGAGACAGAAGCGCATCGAGGAGCAGAAGGAGCAGAGGAGACGCTTGGAGGAG CAACAGCGTCGGGAGCGGGAGCTGAGGAAGCAGCAGGAgcgggagcagaggaggagataCGAGGAGATGGAGCAGATGAGAAGGGAGGAGGAGCGGCGCCACGCCGAGCGAGAGCAG GAGTACAAGAGGAAGCAGATCGAGGAGCAGCGGCAGGCCGAGCGTCTGCagaggcagctgcagcaggagcgaGCCTACCTGGTgtccctgcagcagcagcagcaggagccgcAGCGCCCCCCGCTGGACAAGAAGCAGCTCTACCACTACAAGGACCAGGCGCCCGGGACCAACGACAAGCCGGCCTGGGCCCAAGAG GTGATGCGCCGCGCTCAGAGCAACTCTCCGCGCGTCCCCCCAAAGAAATACCACTCCTTCCGGCAGGTGCGGGACCCCGCCCTGGACAACCTGCTCCTGCTGCCTGGGTACAAACCCGCTCGGCCCCGCCCCCCCTCCTTCCCTGCCCACGTCAGCCCCTCCAGGGACCACCTGCACCTGCCCAGGATCCGGATCACCTGCGTGCCGGAGCCGGCGTCCCGCCCTCGCCGCAGCCCAGGGAGGAGGTCTCAGGGTGGCAGTCCCCGCCGCAGCCCGGACTCCCGGGGGCGGAGTCCTGGACGTGCG CACAAAGTCTCCAACCGGATCTCGGACCCAGCGCTGCCGCCTCGCTCCGAGTCCTTCAGCAGCGGTGGGATTCAACAGGCGCGGACCCCGCCCATGCACCGCCCCGTGGAgccccag ATGGCCCACCTGGTGCAGGTGAAGACTCACGGTCTGTCTGGCTCCCAGTCTCTGTACGACCCTCACGGTGTGACGACCCCCCCCTCCCGGCCCCCCATGCCCCGGCAGAACTCTGACCCCACCTCTGACacccctcccgcccctcccCTCACCCGCTTGGCACCCCCTCTGGACAAGCTGGACCGCAGCTCCTGGTTGCGGCAGGAGGATGACGTGCCGCCCAAG GTCCCTCAAAGAACCACCTCCATCTCTCCTGCTCTGGTGCGGAAGAACTCGCCCGGAAATGGACCGGGACTGGGGCCCAGAGCTGGAGGGCACCTGATCCGAGCCAG CAACCCTGACCTGAGGAGGACCGACTTGTCCGTGGACGCTCCTCTGAAGAGGACCAGCAGCGGCAGCTCGTCCAGCTCCAGCACCCCGAGTTCTCAGGGCGGCTCCAACGAGCGAG GCAACGCTGGAGCCACGACTGACGCTTCGCTTCCACACGACACCAAAGACGAAGCTCGAGATGTTTCTCGCCCGAGTCGACCTGCG GACCTGACCGCTCTGGCCAAGGAGCTGCGGGAACTGCGGcaaggagaggagagcagcCGGCCGCCGGTCAAGGTGACAGACTACTCGTCCTCCAGCGAGGAGTCCCACAGCAGCGAGGACGAGGAGTGCGAAGGCGGAGCCAACGACGGCACGGTGGCGGTCAGCGACATCCCACGGATCAT GCCTGCGGCCGGACAGGGCGGCGGCGAGAGTCTCGGGGGCGGGCACAACGAGGCGCACGCTGACAGCTCGCAGGACGGCACGCTAATGATGCGCGAG TATGGGATGGGAGGCAGCGGCACCAAGGCTTCCTTCACGCCGTTCGTGGACCCCAGAGTTTACGGCACGTCGCCGACCGAAGACGAGGACGACAACATCTCGGCCTCAG CTCTGTTTGCAGACGAGCTGAtgaagcaggagcaggagcaggcgCGGCTCAGCGAAGCCCGGAAGATCTCGGTGGTCAACGTCAATCCCACCAACATCAGGCCGCACAGCGACACGCCCGAGATCCGGAAGTACAAGAAACGCTTCAACTCTGAGATCCTGTGTGCCGCGCTGTGGG GTGTGAACCTGCTGGTGGGCACCGAGAACGGCCTGATGCTGCTGGACCGCAGTGGTCAGGGGAAAGTCTACAACCTGATCAATCGCCGTCGCTTCCAGCAGATGGACGTCCTGGAGGGTCTGAACGTCCTGGTGACCATCTCAG ggaaGAAGAACAAGCTGCGGGTCTACTACCTGTCCTGGCTGAGGAACCGGATCCTCCACAACGACcctgaggtggagaagaagcaggGCTGGATCACAGTGGGCGAGCTGGAGGGCTGCGTGCACTACAAAGTTG TCAAGTACGAGAGGATCAAGTTCCTGGTCATCGCCCTGAAGAGCGCGGTGGAGATCTACGCCTGGGCGCCCAAACCCTACCACAAGTTCATGGCCTTCAAG TCCTTCACTGAGCTGCAgcatcgccccctgctggtggacCTGACCGTGGAGGAGGGCCAGAGGTTAAAGGTCATCTACGGCTCCAGCGCAGGCTTCCACGTCATCGACGTGGACTCTGGGAACCCGTACGACATCTACATCCCCTCGCAC ATCCAGGGTCAGGTGACCCCGCACGCCATCGTGGTGCTGCCCAAGACGG